In a single window of the Streptomyces sp. CGMCC 4.7035 genome:
- a CDS encoding VOC family protein — translation MSVELNHTIVAAHDKKASAQFLADLLGLEVAPQFGPFIPVQVPNGVTLDYMETVDEITPQHYAFLVSEDDFDAIFARVRAAGLAYWADPYHRRPGEINHNDGGRGTYFDDPNGHKLEILTRPYGSGGD, via the coding sequence ATGTCCGTGGAGCTCAATCACACGATCGTCGCCGCACACGACAAGAAGGCGTCCGCGCAGTTCCTCGCGGACCTGCTGGGGCTGGAGGTGGCGCCGCAGTTCGGCCCGTTCATCCCCGTACAGGTTCCGAACGGCGTGACGCTGGACTACATGGAGACGGTCGACGAGATCACCCCGCAGCACTACGCGTTCCTGGTCTCCGAGGACGACTTCGACGCGATCTTCGCCCGCGTCCGAGCGGCGGGCCTGGCGTACTGGGCGGACCCGTACCACCGCCGCCCGGGCGAGATCAACCACAACGACGGCGGCCGCGGGACGTACTTCGACGACCCGAACGGCCACAAGCTGGAAATCCTGACGCGGCCGTACGGGAGCGGCGGCGACTGA
- the msrA gene encoding peptide-methionine (S)-S-oxide reductase MsrA, which translates to MPTPEEAPPGRAALAYEVPGTHAVLGTSLQGPYPGGFRVGDFALGCFWGAERRFWEIPGVWTTLTGFQGGFTPFPIDDEVRTGRTGHAETVRVVFDPARVSYAELLRVFWEGHDPTQGFRQGNDVGTHVRSVLFVHSPAQRAAAEHTRARYQEALTSFGHGTITTEILPAGAHPFYPARAHHQQYLHRNPAGYCGLGGTGIDLRP; encoded by the coding sequence ATGCCCACGCCGGAGGAGGCTCCGCCGGGGCGGGCGGCGCTCGCGTACGAGGTGCCCGGGACGCATGCCGTCCTGGGCACTTCGCTGCAGGGGCCGTACCCCGGGGGATTCCGGGTCGGGGACTTCGCCCTCGGGTGCTTCTGGGGAGCCGAGCGGCGGTTCTGGGAGATCCCCGGGGTGTGGACGACCCTGACGGGCTTTCAGGGAGGGTTCACCCCCTTCCCCATCGACGACGAGGTGCGGACGGGACGCACCGGGCACGCGGAGACGGTACGGGTCGTGTTCGACCCCGCCAGGGTCTCGTACGCGGAACTACTGCGGGTGTTCTGGGAGGGGCACGACCCCACGCAGGGCTTCCGGCAGGGCAACGACGTGGGCACCCACGTCCGGTCGGTCCTCTTCGTCCACTCCCCGGCGCAGCGCGCGGCGGCCGAGCACACCCGCGCCCGTTACCAGGAGGCCTTGACCTCCTTCGGGCACGGCACCATCACCACGGAGATCCTTCCGGCCGGCGCCCACCCGTTCTATCCGGCGCGCGCCCACCACCAGCAGTACCTGCACAGGAATCCGGCGGGCTACTGCGGCCTCGGCGGGACGGGGATCGATCTGAGACCGTAG